One segment of Anguilla anguilla isolate fAngAng1 chromosome 1, fAngAng1.pri, whole genome shotgun sequence DNA contains the following:
- the LOC118206530 gene encoding gonadotropin-releasing hormone II receptor-like — MRMSENTSLLMLGSQGTSMNSSSNSSVSPPSADWVAPTFTRAAQFRVVATLVLFLFAAVSNLAVLISVARGRGRRLASHLRPLIMSLAVADLMMTFIVMPLDMVWNVTVQWYAGDAMCKLLCFLKLFAMHSSAFILVVISLDRHHAILRPLDSFDAKRRNKRMLLLAWSLSLLLASPQLFIFRVIKADGVDFTQCVTHGSFQQRWQETVYNMFLFVTLYVVPLLVMSLCYTRILIEINHQIHKSKGGESCLRRSGTDMIPKARMKTLKMTIIIVVSFVVCWTPYYLLGIWYWFHPQMIQVTPEYVNHILFVFGNLNTCCDPVIYGLYTPSFRADLAVCWFCRRQDSSPKSLDRLSARQGNPSAEQESDAPSVDQMRANEE, encoded by the exons ATGAG GATGTCCGAGAACACATCGCTGCTGATGCTGGGGTCACAGGGCACTTCAATGAACTCCTCCTCCAATTCCTCCGTCTCCCCTCCATCGGCGGACTGGGTCGCCCCCACCTTCACCCGGGCAGCCCAGTTTCGGGTGGTGGCCACCTTGGTGCTCTTCCTGTTTGCGGCGGTCAGCAACCTGGCGGTGCTGATCAGCGTGGCTCGGGGGCGTGGCCGGCGGCTGGCGTCGCACCTGCGGCCGCTCATCATGAGCCTGGCGGTGGCCGACCTGATGATGACCTTCATCGTGATGCCGCTGGACATGGTGTGGAACGTGACGGTGCAGTGGTACGCCGGCGACGCCATGTGCAAGCTGCTCTGCTTCCTCAAGCTCTTCGCCATGCACTCCTCCGCCTTCATCCTGGTGGTCATCAGCCTGGACCGCCACCACGCCATCCTGCGCCCGTTGGACTCGTTCGATGCCAAGCGCAGGAATAAGAGGATGCTGCTCCTGGCCTGGTCACTCAGCCTGCTGCTCGCCTCCCCGCAG CTCTTCATCTTCCGGGTGATTAAGGCAGACGGGGTGGACTTCACCCAGTGCGTGACCCACGGTAGCTTTCAGCAACGCTGGCAGGAAACAGTCTACAACATGTTCCTATTCGTCACGCTCTACGTTGTCCCCCTGCTGGTCATGAGCTTATGTTACACGCGCATCCTAATTGAGATCAACCATCAGATCCACAAGAGTAAAG GTGGAGAGTCCTGCCTGAGGCGCAGTGGGACAGACATGATCCCCAAGGCGCGTATGAAGACCCTGAAGATGACCATCATCATAGTGGTGTCCTTTGTGGTCTGCTGGACACCTTACTACCTACTGGGTATCTGGTACTGGTTCCACCCACAGATGATCCAGGTGACACCTGAGTATGTCAACCACATCCTCTTTGTGTTCGGCAACCTCAACACCTGCTGTGACCCCGTCATCTACGGCCTCTACACCCCGTCGTTCCGCGCCGACCTGGCTGTCTGCTGGTTCTGCCGCCGCCAGGATTCCTCACCCAAGTCCCTTGACCGCCTCTCCGCTCGGCAAGGGAACCCCAGCGCCGAGCAAGAGTCTGACGCCCCCAGTGTGGACCAGATGAGAGCCAATGAGGAGTAG